In one Dreissena polymorpha isolate Duluth1 chromosome 7, UMN_Dpol_1.0, whole genome shotgun sequence genomic region, the following are encoded:
- the LOC127839611 gene encoding putative zinc finger protein 66: protein MPCEKDICNGVSCSQSIRVSSHPRVGPDWPFGCLSGHASASSKESKETEAAQMVDQVGASNTITAKEEAKEEDSKYEPNNNNWTEVNNYGGVSPHSLVVQSERGHELNEETRKYNDVYKTTADTLTSFSAIGSIFEHIDTNFASAFHNVPETNFGRAFHNFGGSMQNMNQIKFTDVTNNSNRHIYFALDDVRYDTKDGSLNVQDPRTSPMDCSMSYNEGMYANRTPIYNKGKLFRCHECGKMFKRSSTLNTHLLIHSDTRPYPCSYCGKRFHQKSDMKKHTYIHTGEKPHRCSVCDKRFSQSSNLITHSRKHTGFTPFTCPTCGRVFQRKLDLTKHCEKAQCLS from the exons ATGCCTTGTGAGAAGGACATTTGCAATGGAGTGTCGTGCTCGCAATCCATTAGAGTGTCAAGCCACCCTCGTGTAGGCCCAGATTGGCCATTTGGATGCTTATCTGGCCATGCATCGGCTAGCTCAAAAGAGAGCAAGGAGACGGAGGCAGCGCAGATGGTGGATCAGG TCGGGGCATCGAACACAATTACAGCTAAAGAAGAAGCCAAAGAAGAAGATAGCAAATATGAGCCGAATAACAATAACTGGACGGAAGTAAACAACTATGGGGGTGTTTCTCCGCATAGCTTAGTCGTTCAAAGTGAACGAGGCCATGAGCTGAACGAGGAAACGAGAAAATACAATGATGTATACAAAACAACTGCTGATACCCTCACGTCGTTTTCGGCAATCGGATCGATTTTTGAACATATCGATACAAACTTTGCCAGCGCATTCCATAACGTGCCCGAGACAAACTTCGGCAGAGCATTCCACAACTTCGGCGGGTCCATGCAAAACATGAATCAAATCAAGTTTACCGATGTGACAAATAATAGTAATCGTCATATATATTTTGCTCTCGATGACGTACGTTATGACACCAAAGACGGATCGTTGAATGTTCAGGACCCGAGAACATCACCCATGGATTGTTCAATGTCATATAACGAAGGAATGTACGCTAACAGAACACCAATTTACAACAAAGGAAAATTATTCCGATGTCATGAATGCggaaaaatgtttaaa CGTTCGTCTACGCTGAACACGCACCTGCTGATCCACAGCGACACGAGGCCGTATCCCTGCTCCTACTGCGGCAAACGGTTCCACCAGAAGTCAGACATGAAGAAACATACGTACATCCACACAG GTGAAAAACCTCATAGGTGTTCTGTATGCGACAAACGTTTCAGTCAGTCCTCCAACCTGATCACACACAGCCGGAAACACACGGGGTTCACTCCCTTTACCTGTCCTACGTGCGGCAGGGTATTCCAACGAAAACTTGACCTAACGAAACACTGCGAGAAGGCGCAATGTTTGAGTTGA